CTGGGGATGGGGGTAGGGTAGAGGGCTGCTAATTGCCTTTTTGTAACCATGTAGATGTGATACTTTGTGTTGTTGGGCAGGGTCCAgaccagtcgattctgactcatatcaatgccacagaacagagtagaatggctccatttttttttttttttttaatctttacagatcaccagctctttctctgGAAGAGCTACTGGCTGAGTTCAAACCACTAGcccttcagttaccagctgagctcttaaccattttgccactagggctccttgctttgatcataaaaccaaaaaaacccactgcgatcaagctgattccaactcacagcgaccctataggacagagtagaactaccccatagggtttccaaggagtgctggtagattcaaactaccaaccttttggttagcagctatagctcttaaccactacgccatcagggtttcctgcttTGATCATAGGTAATGATAAAAGTCACCTAGCTAATATAGGtgaagcacctagcacagtgcctggtacaacaCAGAAATAGTTTGTGTGCTCCTTTTCATCACTGCCACTGCAGGATATAAATTACCTAGATTCACCGTTACCTGTAGTTCAATCCTTTCCTCCTGAGACTGTTGTCTAAAGCAATCCTCCAGAGTCTTCAAAAGAAGTGATGTTGTATGCGACAGAAAACTGAtagcaagaaaaattaaaaatacccaCCATCTGAGATACAAATCTAAGCAACAGTAAAAGACCATTTCTCCCCTAAAGACTGATAATCCATCGGTAAGCTGCGGGTCTGCACCTCCACCTGGGTGATGGGAGTGTAACAATTGATTCTGTCCACAGAAGGCAACTTTCCACCACTACCGATATCGCTGAATGCACGTACGAcgtggcccagcaattccactttcaGGAAATTTTCCTACAGAAATACCCACATTTGCACAAAATGTGTGGAAAAGCATGTTTATAATATCAAAACCTTGGTAATAACCTAATTATCTATCATAAGGAACAGGTTGAGTAAGACGTGGTGTTCCCAGATGACAAAACGAGGGAGCACTTTTCTCCACTGAATCGGATGGTCTCTAAGaaacacttaagtggaaaaagcaAAGTAGGAAGCACCAATTTGCTGGTATTATGCATaaaatgttgatgaaaagatacaCAAAAAATCGGTAACAATGATCGCTTCTGGGGAAGATAACTGGGTGACCGCCCAGGGTGGAAGCCTTCACACCGCATAATCTTCTTCTGAAATCCGATTCACTGTAAAgctaaaaataaatttacaaaagGGGCGGGGCTGAAAAAGTCTATCTCCGATGCGTGTAATTCATTAGCAGGGGAGCCCCAGCCAGCACTGGTTGTTGGCCCAGGTGGGCGCGGGGGGACCTGGGGTGCCGGGGGACCCCAGGTTAAATGCGCCAGGGAGGCCTCATGCAGCCGGGAGGACCCCTGGGTGCGAGGCCCGAGAGCCCAAGCACCCAGTCCCGCTTCACTCGGAGCCGCACACACCACGACACCCGGTAACTCGCGCTGCGGAACCACCGAGGGTCTGAACCGTGTCCACCGGAAGTTCATCCTGCGCGCAAACCCTGCGCCTGCGCAGACCCAGTGCGCCAGTCGGCGAAGGGCGGGCCCAGAGTCGGCGGCTCATCGTCCGATGCGGCCCATTGGTTGAGAGGTGTAGTGTGGGCCGGGCCCGCCGCTGATTGGACAGCGCGCGGGCAGCTGCGGCCCATGGCCCAATCGCGGAACGGCGCGTGAGGCGAGGCGCCTGGGGCCCGGGGCACCCCGCTGCTGCGGGCTCAGACGCCTGGTGTGCAGTCATGGCGTCTGAGAATCCGCTCACGATCGTCACCTGCACCGCGCCTGTCAACATCGCCGTCATCAAGTACTGTAAGTAGCGGGGCTATGTAGACGCCTGGCGGAGGCCGGGGTGCCCAGACGAGGCGGCAGGGAGCGATCCGGGCCCCGAGCCTCCCCGGCGCCCCCTCACTGGGGGTCGGCCGTGTGCGTCACCGCGCAGGTGGGTGGGGGACAGGAGGGTgatggctgggtgggtgggagcCGGGGTCAGCCTGTCCATTCGTTCGCGCTGCAGGTGGGTGGGGGCCGCGTGGGTGGGAGTCAGGGAGTGGGTGAGGGCTGGGTGGGCGAGAACATGGGTCAGCCTGTCCATTCACTCACCGTGCAAGTTGGTGGGGGCCAAGTGGGTGACAGCCGAGTGTGTGGGGGCTGAGGTCAGCCTGTATATTCACTCACCCTGCGGGGGAGTGGGGGCTCGGCCAGAACAGTGTGGGCTGCACAGAGATGCGTGGGAAATCGAGTGTGGGAGTGCTGTGGCCTGGAGGCTGGTGGTGCCATGTACTATTACTGTGAGTAGTCATAACAACCGTTGCTATTTGTGGATGGCCTTTTGCGAGCTAGATGGAATATTACTTTTCACACCATCATCTTCTTTAACTTCACAGAAACCCTGTAAGTCAGGTCCTATTAACctcccatttacagatgaggaaactgaggatcagagcAGTCTAGTCACCTGATCCGGCATCCAGCCAGAGGTGGTGGTGCCAGGCGTCAAGCCCGGCCTGTCCCACCGCTCCACTGTTGGAAGGCAGGGAGGTTGGGAAATCAGTTTTGGACATGCCAGATCAACAGCCTGTTTCCTTCTCTGAGCAGGGTCCTTAGACAGCTCCAGGGCTGACTTTCCCTCTTTCTCTGCCCAGCTGGGCCAGTCCTTATTCCAGGAGGACAGGTTGGGGTGGATCTTGCTCAACACCACCTGCTCCCACTGGCAAGCTGCCCAAAACAGCTGAGCTATCACcgtgggcccctggcctttttttttttttttcgggatTTTATTTCAGCATAATTGaaattcacatgcagttgtaagaaatagtCCTTTGTACCCTTCACTGAGTTTCCCTCAGTGGGAAAATcagaaaaccaaatctgttgccattgagtcgattctgactcttagtgaccttataagacagggtagaactgtcccatagggtttccaagaagcagctggtggatttgaactaaaaCTATAGTACAACGTGGCAACTGAGATAGTGGCATTGATACAGCCAAGATACAGAACAGTTTATCACCACAAGCATcactaaggtccctgggtgtgcaaacagtttccacttgactactaactgaaaggttggtggttcaaacccacccagcagcactgcggaagaaaggcctggtgacctgcttccataaagattacagccaagaaaaccgtacggggcaattctattctgtaacacacatgaggtcaccaagcATCATAAGGGCAAAATGTGACCTGCCTGCCCCAGAAGGAGAACTTAGATGTCAGTGTGAGGAGGGAGGGGGCTGGCTATGGGGAGTGAGGTGCTGCTGGGCTGGGAGACTGACGGGCTCTGCTTTTGGTCATCCGCTCCAGGGGGAAAGCGTGATGAGGAGCTGGTCCTGCCCCTTAACTCCTCCCTGAGTGTCACCCTGCACCAGGACCAGGTGAGTGTGGGCAGGGATGGCGCCATATGGACATGTGCAAAACTGCTCTCAGCAGCTGGTGGGGTGACGGGCTCAGCAGTGAAAACTGTCCCAGCCAACCACAGTGTTGTCCTGTCTCTGTAGCAACGTTCCACATGCACACACTTGCACACCCCAGGGTCTCAGGTCTTATCACACACTcgcacataaaaacaaaaaaacccactgccatcgagtggattctgactcatagcactcaCACGTAGACACCATTATACACGTACATGCCCCAGGGTCTCATCTCACACATACAGTATGTTCACGCTAAcggatacacacacatacacaccattaTACTATACACACATGCCCCAGGGTGTCATCTCACAACAcaatacacacatgtacatagcAATAAACACAGACACGTACATATGCACcattatacatatacacacttgCCTTGGGAGTCTCATCGCATACACACAACGCCCACGTGCAcaccaatacacacacacacacgcgcccCCCAGGGTCCCCTGGGAACTCCTGGCCTTCTGTGTAGAACATGGCTCTGCTGTGGCTATCAgaacccaccccaccccacccccatcctccAACCAGGGCCGTAACTGCCCCTGAGGCTGACCTGAGGGGCTGTGGGGAGGAAAGTCCTTCCCAGCAGAGAGGGGATGCTGGGCTGGACTCCCCTTCAGCCCCAGAGGTGACCCTGCTTCCTTTCCAGCTAAAAACCACAACGACTGCTGCCATCAGCAAGGACTTCAAGGAGGACCGGATCTGGCTGAATGGCACAGAGGTGGATGTGGGGCAGCCGCGCCTACAGTCTTGCCTTGGGGAGAGTGAGTCTGCACGGTTGTGGCTCCCCTTCTTCCCGCCCTCGTTCTGGGCGAAGGTCCAGTGCCCTGACCCAGTGGTAGCAGTTTATCCTCAGTTTCCTCTCTCACCGGACTTCCTGGAGCTTCGGGCTGACTGAGGAGCCTTGTTATCACTGGGAGGGTCTGGGACCTGGGGCTTTTCCGTAGCAGGCTTGTGTGAAAATCTGGGGGCAGAGGTGAGTGGGTCAGCTGGACCCGTGCCTCCTCCTGGCCTGAGGGTATGCTGGCTCCACCCATCACCGGGTGCTGACAGTGTCCCTGTCTCGGCCTACAGTCCGCCGCCTGGCCCGGAAGCACAGAAGCACAGATGATGGGGACACGCCACCCCTCAGCCTCAGCTACAAAGTGCACATCGCGTCAGAGAACAACTTCCCCACGGCTGCAGGCCTGGCGTCTTCTGCTGCAGGCTACGCCTGCCTGGGTGGGTACCACAGAGATTCACGCAACTGTGCAGCAGCAGAGAATGCTCTGTGTCCAGGGAGCCCGGCCAGCCGAGAGCCATTCCCTCCAGGCCCTGTCCCCTCTCTCAGTTTGCCGGTCTCTCCTCAAAGCACATGTCTGAATGTTGAAGTCTTTTGGTAGTGCGTATGCCAAGGCTTGCTGAGTTGTATGGAACAGAGACCCCTTTAAGCTAAAACAGGTGCAGTTTCTTGGCTCATGAAACCACCATGAAGTCCAAAGGGTGCGGCTGGCTTCAGCCACAGCTAGGTCTAGGGTCCTAGCAACATCGTGAGCAATCTCTCTCTGTACATCTGAGCTCTGCTTTCTCTGCTTTGGGCTAACTGTCCAGCAGGGCCCCCTCCTCCCATGTGATGGCAGAGCTGGTCACCAGCAGCATGAGACTGGTGGAGAGGGGCACCTCTCACCCTGTAGTCCCAGCAAAAATCCCAGGATGGGAATTATTGGCATAGTTTGCATCACATGACTGTCCTGGGTGAGCAGACCTCAGGGTGGGCTCAGCCCCTCTGGGGGCATGTGGACTGAGAGGGAGTGGGGAGGTGGTGCCAGCAGAGAGCAGGCATTGTGCACCTGCGTTCCCCAGGCCCCCAGTGCTGCCCCATAGTAAGCTCCCTCTGTGCCTTGTCCCTGCCCCTGATGATTTTCCAgactccctcctctccctcaaaCCCAGCTCAGGTGTCCCCTCCTCAGAAAAACTCCCTCCAGCCCCTTTACAGCTGCCTCCCTTGAGTCCCCCAAGGGTTTGAGACTCCTAAGACAGTGAGCCCTGAAGACCTGGGGCTGTGCTTTGCTCCACTTTGTAGTCCAGAGCAGGCACTTGGTGGATGATGGCGGGGTGgaggggtggatggatggacagatggatggatgtatGGATGGCAGATAGGTAGATGGATGATGGCTGGAGGGTGGGTGGATGACAGATGAGTGAGCAGGTGAGTAGATGACTGGTCAACTCCTAAAGCTGATGGCCAGGCAGCTCAGTGGTCTCAGCATTTGTAGGTCACCTGCAGGGCGTTGGGGGGTGTCTAGGTCCAAACATCTGGACCTATCCTTGGTTGTGCTGCCCGCATGGCCTCAACCTCCTTGGCCATCTCTGAGTCCCCCTACCCTCCTGTGCCTACAGCCTACACCCTGGCGCGAGTCTACGGGGTGGAGGGTGAGCTCTCGGAGGTGGCCCGCCGCGGCTCAGGTAGCGCCTGTCGGAGCCTGTACGGCGGCTTCGTGGAGTGGCACATGGGGGAGCGGGCCGACGGCAAGGATAGCATCGCCCAGCAGGTGGCCCCTGAGTCACACTGGCCAGAGCTGCGCATCCTCATCCTCGTGGTGAGTGAGCCTGGGCGAGCGCTCAGAGACAGGCTCTATCTGTTGTCTGGGAGGCAGGCGGTTATCACAGCTGCACCGGCTGCAAGACCACTAGTGAAGAGAGACCCCCTTGAAAAGCCTCAGAGCTGATCCCAGGCCCCAGGGCACTGCTCCCTGGTGAGAACCAGGAGGTGCTGGCGCGGGTTGCCACCTGGTCAGCACAGCCCATACCTGCTATATTCACCCCAGCCGAGGGGAGACCTCCTCCTGCCCACATGTGCAGAGCCCCCACCAGGCCTCCCCTCAAGCCCCAAGGCCCAGCTGTCCGCAAGAGCACAGCCTCTGCTTCCTCCTACTGCCTTGGCCAGGTGCACGTGTATGGAGGGCCAGTCCTGAGCAGCAAACTGTGGGTGTGCACCTCGCTTCCTGGCCTTGGCCGACTCGGGGTTACACAGGGGGCTGGGGGTTCTGTGTTCCAGCCCTGGAGCCTGAAGACCTGGTGTCTTCTCTGCTGAGACTTAGCTCCTCTGGAGCCATGGTGGGGGGCAAGTTCAGGGCCCTTCGGGGCATGGACACAGGGCATAGGGACCACCTCTCCCCTGCAGGTGAGCACAGAGAAAAAGCTAACTGGCAGCACAGCGGGCATGCAGACCAGCGTGGAGACCAGCGCTCTGCTCCAGGTGAGGCGGCAGTGGCGGGAGGGCCGGGTGGTGTGTCTGGCAGAGAGGAGCCAGTACAGTTGCTGCCTAAAGGGTAGAGTAGGCTCAAGCCCTCTGTTAGGAAACACACACCTTGCTGGAACATGCCTGTTGTCCTGCAGTTTCGGGCCACATCAGTGGTGCCAGCACGCATGGCTGAGATGATTCAATGCATCCGCGAGCGGGACTTCCCTGGCTTTGGGCAGTTGACCATGAAGGACAGCAACCAGTTCCACGCCACCTGCCTGGACACTTTCCCCCCCATCTCCTACCTCAATGACACCTCCAGGCACATCATGGACCTGGTGCACCGCTTCAACGCGCACCATGGGCAGACCAAGGTAACGTGGTTGGGTCACCACATGGGGGGCACCAAGGGCCCCATCTTCTGGCTCCACCAGGCCCGAAACCCACCACAGTGCTGCTCACTGTCCAGCTGCATACCCAGTAAAGAGTGTGCTGTAGCTGCAAACACAGCAGGCCGGAAACCGGAGGCTTACAGAACACACCCCACCCTCACAGTGCACAAAGCACGCTGGTGTTTCTACTTGATCCTGTTTTGTTTCGCGTAAATGGCGTCCTAACAGACACATTGGTTGCGTGACCCGGTAGGGCTGCAGCACAGTTTGGGCGCAGGGTAGAAGGTTTCTTCCTCTCACGCGTTACCGGGCAGGGGTCCCATGACACAGAAGCAGTGCTGCCCCCTCTGCTTGGTTCAGAGGCCCGGGGGCAGCTCAGTCGGGCAGAGCAGGTGGGTGCCATGTAGACGGCCAGGCTGACCAGCGCGTTCCAGGTGGCGTACACGTTTGACGCGGGCCCTAATGCTGTGGTCTTCACTCTGGATGACACTGTGGCAGAATTTGTGGCGGCCGTGAGCCACTGCTTCCCCCCGGAGTCGAATGGAGACAAGTGAGTGACAGCCCTGTCCTCCCTTTTTGGCAGAGCGGGGTCCCCTGCCAAGAATGGGGAGTGGGTGGCATCCACAGGCCAGGGTTCTGAGCCAGGTAGGGGGGCTGCAGGTGGTTGGATGTGGCGGGTATGCCTCCTGGTGACTGTGATATGTCTCAGGGTCCCATAGGGAGGACGTGCCACTGTGCGCAGTTACCAAGGGTCCACGTGGACACCATGGGTCCAGTAGCCTGGAAGCCCACACACCTGCCCCCGCCCCGAGTGGCTGATTTTATCCCACTGTTCCTTTACGAAGGGAGCCCACACGCCTGGCCACTTAATGAAAAGTGTCCTGCAGCCCCTGGGTTTCCTGCTCACCATGAGAGCCAGACCTGGGCAAGCTCCCCAGTGCTGCCACCTCCCGTGTGTAGGTGTGTTCCATTGGGCCCCACCCAGCATCCCAGGCACAGCAATGTGACACCAGTGACTGGTTTCATGCCTTCCCGCTGTCTCAGTGGTCCCTTGTCCTCAGGAAGGACAGAGCTTGCAGGAACCTTGAATCTGCTTCCTGCCTGGCAGTGTGGGGACAGGGGTGGGGGTGCCTTCTGTCTGATAATTGGGGCAGTGCTGCCTTGTAGGGTGGGTGGCTGAGAATATCGGTCTCCTGCACCATTGCCCTGACGTTTGCGGGTCTCCCTCTTTTGAGGAGTGCAATGATGACCACGGGTGAGAGGCTCTTTCTCTCATGCCGTGTTAGCCCACAGGGCCTGACACAGCCATGGGCCAGGGTGCCCAGAACCTCTCGAGGGGGAGGCCCTCGGTGACCCACCTGTCTCTACCCAGGTTCCTGAAGGGGCTGCCAGTGAGGCCAGTCCCACTGTCGGACGAGCTGAAGACCACACTGGCCCTGGACCCGACTCCCGGCGGTGTTAGATACATCATTGCCACGAAGGTAAGTCCAGGCTAGGGAGGCCGGTGTCCGAGGCTCAGGCTCCGTGGGGCTCCCCTCCAACGGGGAGGTGCTTTGGGACTGGCCGGCTGGGAGGAGGATCACACTGCATATGACACCAGTGGCAGCAAGAGCAGCAGTGCAGAAGCAGCAGTAGTTCCGCTTTCCTGCCGACCAGGGCGGCGGTAGTTCTGCTTTTTCGCTTTCAGAGTGCCAGATAGGATGTGGTGTGTTTGCTCCCCTGCTCAGACCCACCTCGAGGGGCGACAGATAATCTCAGGTGCTGGGAGGGAGGGGTGTGATGAGAACGCAACATGGCCGTGGCCTTGGGGAGGGACAAACTCAGGGACAGCAGACAAGGGGGCAGCTCGCTGGAATGAGTAGTTTCCAGGACGGGGCTGGGAGCCACCCTTGGGGCCCCCTGTGACTTGTCCTCCATCCCTGGGTCTGGGTGAGGGAGGCGGGTGACTAGTGCCACCCCAGGAGCTCCCAGCAGGGAAGGGGCGCAGCTCTGCCCAGAGGAAGCTGAGGGCAGGGCTCACCATCCAGGTGGGGGGGCCCCTCCTCTCTGCCTAGCTTCCTACCAGGACTTATTGGGGGAGGGGCAGCTGGAGGGGGCGGGGCTCTTATGTTGCTCTGACAGGTCTGTAACCTGCTCCTTAACAACCTCCCAGCCCCCAAAAGACAGCTGGAGCAGGTGGGATGGGGGTGCTGCTGTCACCCCAACCTGACATTGATTTCTCTGCCCCCAGGCGGGGCCTGGACCTCAAATCCTGGACGACCCTCACCTTCACCTCCTGGGTTCTCATGGTCTGCCAAAGTTCGCCGCCTGACCACCTTGTCGATGGGCTGTTGTCTGGAGCTGGGAGCCGCCAGTGTCTGAGCGGGCCTGTGGGCTTCTGGGTGGCCACTTGGCTCTGGAAGCCAGGGAGCCTGTTGGGACAGCAGCTCTGCTCGAGGCAGTGAGTGACCACCCGCAGCTGTGCAGGCTCCTGGCACAAGTCCCTCACTACTGGGTGCCAAGATGGGAGTTGGGATTGGGGTGCAGAGACCTGGTGGTGGGGAGTAAGCCCAGCCTGGTATGACCGCAGCCTCATGTGGAGAGTTTGCTGACCCTGTGCTGGGGCCCACGTGCAGCTCCGGACGCAGCCAGCCTGTAGCACTGACATGGCCGGACCTGAGTTTCCCAGCAGTGGATGACCAGTGTGGTTCAGGGATCTGCCCAGGGTCTCAGGAAACCTCCAGGGCCCCTTTTGAGGCTGACAGGCTCCCTGCTGAGGCTTGGGGCCCTGAGCTTAGGCCCACAAGGAGGAGCCCTGTGGCCTAGAGGGGTTCCCCTGCTAGGAGATGTGGGTGGCAGCCCCCCCATGGAGGGGAAGGTGGCTGCTGAACCACGGGAGTGGCAAGATAGATGCCAACACGTATGTAAGAGCCACAACCGCCATATGGCCTGTCGACGAGAATAAACTCAGTGTCACCAACCCCTGGCCTCAGCTCTCTTCATTGGCTTCGGAGTCATGGGATTTGCCTGAGGGTCACAGAGCTGGAAAGGCTACAACTCTCCCGGGGCACTGGGGCAAGGGTTCCTTCATCCCTGGAGGAGGGCCAGTTGTAACACATGCTTTGTTCCAGAAGaaacggccttctttctcagcaTGGAAGATAGGTGGATAAAGACCTCGctgttcaaaccacctacctatATACAGTGAGCTGAAGGTTTAAATGGAAGCGATGCTGAACCCTGGACTGCACAGCCACACCCCACCTTGGGAGGCCCAGCTGCCTGGCTGTCCACCGACAGGACCAGGAGATTCTCAGAGGCCCCCACCACTGGCAGGCCATGCCCAGTGCTGATGCCTGCAGGTACCAGTGCTGACAGGCAAGGGGATGAGGGTGGGGATGTGTCAGAATTCCCAGTCTCTGCACACAGGACAGGCTTGGGTTTTCCATGGCCAGAGCTTGTGGGGACCTCAAATCCAATTGCCCTCCTTTCCCAGGGTCAGTCACTGGGGTGCTGCTAATGGCTTCTGAGACCCTCTTATTTCCACCATCAGGTTTTCGATTGGGCCTCTGCCCACTGGACTCCTACTTGCTGCTTCTGTTTCTGATATCAGCCATGGGAGAGGTGGGGTCACTTTCCCCCAGACAGTAGGCACTCCTGTCCCCATGTCCTTGTCACTGTGCCTACCCCCTGCAGCTCAGATCTGGGAGCCTGCCCAAGGCTGTGACCGTGaacaggggtgggggaggaggtgaCAGGGTTTTCCCATTTTGACACACTCCCATGTGACTGTCTTAAGCCGCCTCCCTGAGTTGCAGAACAAAGCGCTACAGTCTAGGACCCAGGCCCCCGCACTGCACTAGACTGGGAGGAAGTGGGGGTCACCCTGGTGGAACCTCTGGTCCCAGCTGCCAGGCGTCCCCAGCAGCTGCTGCTGTTAATAACAGACGTGGGGAAGGGGACCCATTAGCCCAGCAGCAAGGAAGGGCTGTGGGTGGCCTGGTGTGGCTGCTTGCACCGGCCCTGTGAGAAAGGCCTGTAGTCAGGCAGCCGAGTAAACTCCTTAAAAGCCCTGACACTGCTGGGTCTTCAGCGAGATGCCTGCGGGATCCTCCGTGTGGCGCTCTCAgtcctaacacacacacaccctggtcTGACACCGCCACTGGTGAAAACGCAGAGTCGGGGCTGCCAACAGCCTCTTTTGTCACCGCAGCTGGTGATCCTTGAGCAGTCGGAAGCTTCGTAGTCCGGGTTAACGAGGCCAGGGCCCAGCGCAGAGCAAGTGGTGGACGAGGAGCTGAAGGAGGAAGTGGGGCCTCACCGGGAGGAGACCTGAGCGCAGGGAGCTGGCCTGGCCTGTCCGGGGCGTGGAGGCCTGAGCGAAGCTGGGGGCATTGAGGGCTCCCGGCGGCTGTGCGCTCCTGTCTGTGCAGGGCTCCTCACAGTACAGGGCTCTGGCGAGCACAGGACCCCGCGCAGGGCGCCCACGGGCCCCACACACAGGCAGCCCTCAGTCTTCCTGCTCCGGGCCTGAGGAGGAGGGAGTGGGGAGCAGGGCTTCTTGGGCCGTGACAGCGCCAGAGACTCGCGCCAGGCCCGCCgtcggcctcagtttccctacttGACCAATGGGAGCGTGCGTTGTGTCGGGGGGCGGGGCGGAGCAGAGCGCAGAGCAGCGGGGCGGGGCGAGGGTGGGATCCCGGGGCGTGGAACCGCGGGGCGCAGAGCGAAGCCGCCGCCGCCATGGGGCAGATCGAGTGGGCTATGTGGGCCAACGAGCAGGCGCTGGCGTCCGGCCTGAGTGAGCGCGGGGGGCTGCGGGGTGCGGGCGGGCCTGGGCCGAGACCCTGGAACGGGGGCTGGGTAAGGGGAGGCAGAGACCCCGGGCTGCGGCCCAGGGAAGGGGGCTGGAGGCGGAGCCAGGGTGAGTCCGGGCTGAGGGGAGTCAGAGGCTCCCGCTGCTGGCCGAGGAAGTGGGCCCCAATCCCCGGGGTGGTGACTGGAGCTGGGGATGGGGAGCCAGGGCGTTGGGGAGTCCAGAAACCTCGGGCT
The Loxodonta africana isolate mLoxAfr1 chromosome 21, mLoxAfr1.hap2, whole genome shotgun sequence DNA segment above includes these coding regions:
- the MVD gene encoding diphosphomevalonate decarboxylase is translated as MASENPLTIVTCTAPVNIAVIKYWGKRDEELVLPLNSSLSVTLHQDQLKTTTTAAISKDFKEDRIWLNGTEVDVGQPRLQSCLGEIRRLARKHRSTDDGDTPPLSLSYKVHIASENNFPTAAGLASSAAGYACLAYTLARVYGVEGELSEVARRGSGSACRSLYGGFVEWHMGERADGKDSIAQQVAPESHWPELRILILVVSTEKKLTGSTAGMQTSVETSALLQFRATSVVPARMAEMIQCIRERDFPGFGQLTMKDSNQFHATCLDTFPPISYLNDTSRHIMDLVHRFNAHHGQTKVAYTFDAGPNAVVFTLDDTVAEFVAAVSHCFPPESNGDKFLKGLPVRPVPLSDELKTTLALDPTPGGVRYIIATKAGPGPQILDDPHLHLLGSHGLPKFAA